One window from the genome of Glycine soja cultivar W05 chromosome 12, ASM419377v2, whole genome shotgun sequence encodes:
- the LOC114378718 gene encoding uncharacterized protein LOC114378718: MEGEAKFSHITLPIFDGENYDLWEVKMQSYMESLDLWDAVEEDYEIYPLLENPTMAQIKNHKERKMKKAKARSCLFTGVSQMIFIRIMTLKSPKAIWDYLKEEYVGDDRIRSMQVLNLRREFELQRVEESDTIKEYSNKLLGIANKIKLLGSDFAYSRIVEKILVTVLERYEASIASLENTKDLSKITLAEVLHALQAQEQRRLMRQDRVVEGALPAKHHEVDESKKDFFKKNQPASSENSANNQNKGKDKNKNYPPCQHCGKLGHPPYKCWKRPDAKCNKCNQLGHEAIICKSKFQ, translated from the coding sequence ATGGAAGGTGAAGCAAAATTTTCccacataactcttccaatctttgatggaGAGAATTATGATCTTTGGGAAGTGAAAATGCAATCCTACATGGAGTCTTTGGATTTATGGGATGCTGTGGAAGaggattatgaaatatatcCGCTGCTTGAAAATCCCACCATggcccaaattaaaaatcacaaggaaagaaagatgaaaaaGGCAAAGGCGAGGTCATGTTTGTTCACTGGTGTTTCACAAATGATATTCATCAGAATCATGACTCTTAAATCACCCAAAGCAATTTGGGATTATCTGAAAGAGGAATACGTTGGAGATGATAGAATACGAAGTATGCAAGTGCTGAATTTAAGGAGGGAATTTGAGCTTCAAAGGGTGGAAGAGTCAGATacaatcaaagaatactcaAACAAATTGTTGGGTATTGCCAACAAGATAAAGTTGTTGGGAAGTGATTTTGCTTATTCGAGAATTGTAGAGAAAATTTTGGTAACGGTGCTAGAGAGGTATGAAGCATCTATAGCTTCATTGGAGAACACAAAGGATCTGTCGAAAATCACATTGGCAGAAGTGCTACATGCCCTGCAAGCTCAAGAGCAGCGAAGGTTGATGAGGCAAGATCGTGTTGTCGAAGGTGCTTTGCCCGCCAAACATCATGAAGTTGATGAAAgcaaaaaggattttttcaaaaagaatcaaCCAGCAAGCAGCGAAAATagtgcaaacaaccaaaacaaaggtaaggataaaaataaaaattatccacCTTGTCAGCATTGCGGAAAATTGGGTCACCCACCATACAAATGTTGGAAACGGCCAGACGCAAAGTGCAACAAGTGCAATCAGCTTGGACATGAAGCTATAATTTGTAAAAGCAAATTTCAGTAG